The proteins below come from a single Triticum aestivum cultivar Chinese Spring chromosome 5D, IWGSC CS RefSeq v2.1, whole genome shotgun sequence genomic window:
- the LOC123125203 gene encoding SPX domain-containing membrane protein OsI_32082-like, with protein MVNFSKKLTTDQVPGWEEYYFNYKLLKARVKVYTVQTKQGNHDRRRVLKDFSKLLDDEIEKIVLFMIEQQGLIAARLEELGKRRAVLEDIPLLQEITELREDYRAVGHDLVRLLRFVDLNANAVRKILKKFDERLGYKFTDYYVRSRSNHPYSQLQQVFKHVGIGAVVGALSRNLGDLEEREGSYLNIYDQNPLAIPKDPIIDMIKATADKLTNSTNFLRFLGQHALIRQGSIADDSPEEQQVSEDKYHFISLVLNLANTFLYMVNTYIVVPTADDYATSLGAAATVCGVIIGSMAVAQLFSSVYFSAWSNRSYFRPLLFSSVVLLLGNVMYALAYDLDSLAILLAGRVLCGMGSARAVNRRYISDCVPQRIRMQASAAFVSASALGMACGPAIAGLLQVNYRVYAVTINQDTLPGWVMAFGWLAYLVWLWISFKEPVLGDADEEGRRQGSSGGSSSLGYRKQGLAGEYLLKQDAQGESDQEETPAPAAAPSIGEAYGLLTPSVKVQLLIYFMLKFSMEILLSESSVVTSYYFGWNTSSVAVFLAALGLTVLPINAVVGTYISNMFEDRQILVASEAVLLAGVALSFHVPGTAYTAAQYVCSALLTFVAAEVLEGVNLSLLSQVMPARLSRGTWNGGLLSTEAGTLARVAADGTITLAGYLGQGALLNATLLPSLLICAASIAATLSTYNSLFY; from the exons ATGGTGAACTTCTCCAAGAAACTAACAACAGACCAGGTTCCAGGATGGGAGGA GTACTACTTCAACTACAAATTGCTCAAGGCAAGAGTGAAGGTGTACACGGTGCAGACAAAGCAAGGCAATCACGACCGAAGACGTGTTCTGAAGGATTTCTCAAAGCTGCTTGATGATGAG ATTGAGAAGATAGTGCTGTTCATGATAGAACAGCAAGGGCTGATCGCGGCGCGTCTCGAGGAGCTAGGGAAGCGAAGGGCGGTGCTTGAGGACATCCCACTGCTCCAGGAGATAACTGAACTGAGGGAGGACTACAGGGCAGTCGGCCATGATCTTGTCAGGCTTCTGAGGTTCGTCGATCTCAATGCCAACGCGGTCCGGAAGATCCTCAAGAAGTTCGATGAGCGTCTAGGGTATAAGTTCACCGATTACTATGTCAGGAGCAGATCCAACCACCCCTACTCTCAGCTCCAGCAGGTTTTCAAGCATGTG GGTATTGGAGCCGTTGTGGGGGCATTGTCTCGCAACCTCGGCGACCTCGAGGAGCGTGAAGGAAGTTATCTGAATATCTATGACCAGAACCCACTGGCCATTCCAAAG GACCCCATAATCGACATGATCAAGGCGACGGCGGACAAGCTGACCAACTCGACCAACTTCCTGCGGTTCCTGGGGCAGCACGCGCTGATCAGGCAGGGGAGCATCGCCGACGACTCGCCGGAGGAGCAGCAGGTGTCGGAGGACAAGTACCACTTCATCTCCCTGGTGCTCAACCTGGCCAACACCTTCCTCTACATGGTGAACACGTACATCGTCGTCCCCACGGCCGACGACTACGCCACCAGCCTCGGCGCCGCCGCCACGGTCTGCGGCGTCATCATCGGCTCCATGGCCGTGGCGCAGCTCTTCTCCTCCGTCTACTTCAGCGCCTGGTCCAACCGCTCCTACTTCCGCCCGCTGCTCTTCAGCAGCGTCGTGCTCCTCCTCGGCAACGTCATGTACGCCCTCGCCTACGACCTCGACTCCCTcgccatcctcctcgccggccGCGTGCTGTGCGGGATGGGGTCGGCGAGGGCCGTCAACCGGAGGTACATCAGCGACTGCGTTCCGCAGAGGATCCGGATGCAGGCGTCCGCGGCGTTCGTCAGCGCCAGCGCCCTCGGCATGGCCTGCGGCCCGGCGATCGCCGGCCTGCTCCAGGTCAACTACAGGGTGTATGCGGTCACCATCAACCAGGACACCTTGCCTGGCTGGGTCATGGCGTTTGGCTGGCTCGCGTACCTGGTCTGGCTGTGGATCTCGTTCAAAGAGCCGGTTCTCGGCGACGCCGACGAAGAAGGTCGCCGTCAGGGCTCCTCTGGCGGCTCCTCCAGCTTAGGATACCGGAAGCAAGGGCTTGCGGGTGAATACCTGCTGAAGCAGGACGCTCAGGGCGAGAGCGACCAGGAGGAGAcgccggctccggcggcggcgccgtcgatCGGCGAGGCGTACGGGCTGCTGACGCCGTCGGTGAAGGTGCAGCTGCTGATCTACTTCATGCTCAAGTTCTCCATGGAGATTCTGCTGTCGGAGTCGAGCGTGGTGACGAGCTACTACTTCGGGTGGAACACGAGCTCGGTGGCGGTGTTCCTGGCGGCGCTGGGGCTGACGGTGCTCCCCATCAACGCCGTGGTGGGCACCTACATCAGCAACATGTTCGAGGACCGGCAGATCCTGGTGGCGTCGGAGGCGGTGCTGCTGGCGGGCGTGGCGCTGAGCTTCCACGTGCCGGGGACGGCGTACACGGCGGCGCAGTACGTGTGCTCGGCGCTGCTGACGTTCGTGGCGGCGGAGGTGCTGGAGGGGGTGAACCTGTCGCTGCTGTCGCAGGTGATGCCGGCGCGGCTGTCCCGCGGGACGTGGAACGGCGGGCTGCTGTCGACCGAGGCCGGCACGCTGGCGCGGGTGGCCGCCGACGGGACCATCACGCTGGCCGGGTACCTGGGGCAGGGGGCGCTGCTGAACGCCACGCTGCTGCCGTCGCTGCTCATCTGCGCCGCGTCCATCGCCGCCACGCTCTCCACCTACAACTCGCTCTTCTACTAG
- the LOC123122237 gene encoding flap endonuclease GEN-like 1 — translation MGVGGSFWDLLKPYARQEGPGYLRGRRVAVDLSFWIVSHSTAIRARSPHARRPHVRNTFFRTLSLFAKMGAFPVFVVDGEPSPLKSQARAARFFRGSGVDPPASSSAEAEGDASAPAPVKARNAMFTRCVKDCVELLTNLGMPVLWAKGEAEALCAQLNNEGQVDACITSDSDAFLFGAKTVIKVMRSNCKEPFECYNIADIESGIGLKRKQMVAMALLIGSDHDLHGVPGFGVETALRFVRLFDEDQILDKLHEIGKGIYPFLEGFDKAHVDDLPSPSTQSPSVARSPHCSHCGHPGSKKNHSKTGCNYCLVDSLEFCMEKPAGFVCECPSCEKARDLKAQRRHENWQIKVCKRLAAETNFPNEEIIKLYLSDDNLDRESADPKLEWTEPKVDDLVDLLTYMQNWEPSYVRQHMLPMLSTIYLRKMASSPCKSLLLCDQYEFHSIQRIKIKYGHSYYLVKWKRATGGIVSGGASHKPELDGESRAEVVVLDDDEEEEEATVNIESSDSLDEPDLPQVLRDDDQVFLLTDEDIQLVNAAFPNDAWRFQEAQRLKDAKSRSRKSKLSLAESMLETPKGPRPSGVQLSIKEFYRSKKAAGDEAGKKPVVEGETSSSRAGSRRSPPVDLTKRMPKSLRRRLLFD, via the exons ATGGGCGTGGGGGGCAGCTTCTGGGACCTCCTGAAGCCGTACGCGCGGCAGGAGGGGCCGGGGTACCTCCGCGGCCGCCGCGTCGCCGTCGACCTCTCCTTCTGGATCGTCTCCCACAGCACCGCCATCCGGGCGCGCTCGCCGCACGCGCGCCGCCCCCACGTCCGCAACACCTTCTTCCGGACGCTCTCCCTCTTCGCCAAG ATGGGTGCTTTCCCGGTGTTCGTGGTGGACGGCGAGCCGTCGCCGCTCAAATCGCAGGCCAGGGCCGCGCGCTTCTTCAGAGGCTCTGGGGTGGACCCGCCTGCGTCGTCCAGCGCGGAGGCGGAAGGGGACGCCAGTGCCCCGGCGCCGGTGAAGGCCAGAAACGCTATGTTCACGCGATGCGTCAAGGACTGCGTG GAATTGCTTACAAATCTTGGGATGCCAGTATTGTGGGCAAAGGGTGAAGCCGAAGCCCTTTGCGCTCAGTTGAACAATGAGGGTCAAGTGGATGCCTGCATTACTTCAGACAGTGATGCTTTTCTCTTTGGAGCTAAGACTGTCATAAAAGTGATGCGGTCGAATTGTAAG GAACCTTTTGAGTGCTACAACATAGCAGATATTGAGTCTGGGATTGGATTGAAGAGGAAACAAATGGTGGCCATGGCACTTCTTATCGGCAGTGACCATGATTTGCATGGCGTGCCTGGTTTTGGTGTCGAGACTGCACTTCGATTTGTGCGGTTATTTGATGAAGATCAGATTTTAGATAA ATTACATGAAATTGGTAAAGGAATCTATCCATTCCTAGAAGGATTTGACAAGGCCCATGTTGATGATCTACCATCACCATCCACACAGAGCCCATCAGTCGCGAGATCGCCTCACTGCTCACACTGTGGTCACCCCGGTAGCAAGAAAAATCACAGCAAGACTGGATGCAATTATTGCTTGGTGGATTCATTAGAATTTTGCATGGAAAAACCAGCTGGTTTCGTATGCGAATGTCCTAGCTGTGAGAAG GCACGTGATCTGAAAGCACAGAGAAGACATGAGAATTGGCAAATCAAGGTGTGCAAAAGATTAGCTGCTGAGACAAATTTCCCAAATGAGGAGATAATTAAATTGTATCTATCTGATGACAATTTAGACAGAG AGAGTGCTGATCCAAAGCTTGAGTGGACTGAGcctaaagttgatgatttggttgACTTGCTAACTTATATGCAGAACTGGGAGCCATCGTATGTCCGCCAGCACATGCTCCCTATGCTATCAACTATATATTTACGCAAAATGGCTTCCTCTCCATGCAAATCATTGCTTCTCTGTGACCAATATGAATTCCATTCGATTCAACGTATTAAGATAAAATATGGCCACTCTTATTACTTGGTCAAATGGAAGAGGGCCACTGGTGGTATTGTTTCTGGTGGTGCGTCTCACAAGCCAGAGTTAGATGGGGAGAGTCGTGCTGAGGTGGTGGTTttggatgatgacgaggaggaagaggaggcaacAGTGAATATTGAATCTTCCGACTCGTTGGATGAGCCAGATCTGCCACAAGTGCTCAGGGATGATGATCAAGTATTTCTATTGACTGATGAAGATATACAGCTCGTGAATGCTGCATTTCCTAACGATGCATGGCGGTTTCAGGAAGCGCAG AGGCTGAAAGATGCAAAATCAAGATCACGGAAATCCAAGCTGAGCCTAGCAGAGAGCATGCTGGAGACGCCAAAGGGCCCAAGACCCAGCGGGGTTCAGCTCAGCATCAAGGAGTTTTACCGGTCGAAGAAAGCGGCGGGAGACGAAGCCGGGAAGAAGCCGGTCGTCGAGGGCGAGACGTCGTCGTCGAGAGCTGGCTCGAGAAGATCACCGCCGGTGGACCTGACAAAAAGGATGCCCAAGTCGCTGCGACGACGCCTGCTGTTCGACTGA